The following are from one region of the Falsibacillus pallidus genome:
- a CDS encoding RNA polymerase sigma factor — protein MSSKKLEQLLIDCIQENKESVYRLAFSYVKNQQDALDIVQESIRKSFTSVSALKNETVIKSWFFRIVVNTSLDFLRKNKRIQLVDDETMEMISPGTEDQYANLDLEKAMEELPNKYRVIVILRFFEDMKIEEISAVLNEKISTVKTRLYKALRLLKEQLSDEELEEVQ, from the coding sequence ATGAGCAGCAAAAAGTTAGAGCAGCTGCTGATCGATTGCATACAGGAAAATAAGGAGAGTGTATACCGCCTCGCTTTCAGCTATGTGAAAAATCAGCAGGACGCCCTTGATATCGTACAAGAGTCTATACGGAAGTCCTTTACTTCCGTTTCCGCCCTGAAAAATGAAACTGTGATCAAAAGCTGGTTTTTCAGGATTGTGGTCAATACTTCCCTCGACTTTTTAAGGAAGAATAAACGAATCCAGCTGGTCGATGATGAAACGATGGAAATGATTTCGCCCGGGACGGAAGATCAATATGCCAATTTAGATTTGGAAAAAGCGATGGAAGAACTTCCTAATAAATACAGAGTGATTGTGATTTTACGCTTTTTCGAAGATATGAAAATAGAAGAGATTTCAGCCGTTTTGAACGAGAAAATCAGTACGGTGAAAACCCGCTTATACAAGGCCCTTCGATTATTGAAGGAGCAATTATCGGATGAAGAGCTCGAGGAGGTTCAATAA
- a CDS encoding anti-sigma-V factor rsiV, which yields MGHKLEKMREEYKNIPIPDELDMVVDNAIKQSRKRKKRTPLKWIGGSAAAAIIFCSAVLTNSAFAHTLSDVPIVGSLVKLITSVEYKINYEHFQADLKTPAIKNLKNKKLEEGLNKKYLEENKKLYEEFQKDIKEMKEAGMEGHMGLDTGYEVKTDNKKILSIGRYVVNTAGSSSTTFTFDTIDKQKQLLITLPSLFKDDSYVDVITANIKEQMIEQMKKPEDGKIYWVNYPGGEEVMPGMEFKKIKKEQNFYINGDNKLVISFNKYDVAPGYMGVPEFIIPTDAIQDVLVSNEYIR from the coding sequence ATGGGCCATAAACTAGAAAAAATGCGTGAAGAATATAAAAACATTCCCATCCCGGATGAACTGGATATGGTTGTAGATAATGCCATCAAACAAAGCCGGAAGCGAAAAAAACGGACGCCCCTGAAATGGATCGGCGGGTCGGCAGCTGCAGCAATTATTTTTTGCTCTGCTGTATTAACAAACTCTGCTTTCGCACATACCCTCTCAGATGTACCAATCGTCGGTTCATTAGTAAAACTGATTACCTCGGTGGAGTACAAAATCAACTATGAACATTTTCAGGCAGATTTAAAAACACCTGCGATCAAAAACTTGAAGAACAAAAAATTAGAAGAAGGCTTGAATAAGAAATACCTAGAAGAAAATAAAAAGCTTTATGAAGAGTTCCAAAAGGACATCAAGGAAATGAAGGAAGCAGGAATGGAAGGTCATATGGGACTCGATACCGGGTACGAGGTCAAAACTGACAACAAAAAAATCCTGTCCATTGGCAGATACGTCGTCAACACAGCCGGCTCGTCCTCAACCACATTTACATTTGATACGATCGATAAGCAAAAACAGCTCTTGATCACATTGCCGAGTCTTTTTAAGGATGACTCGTATGTGGATGTCATCACAGCCAATATCAAGGAGCAAATGATCGAACAAATGAAAAAACCGGAAGATGGGAAGATTTATTGGGTCAACTACCCTGGTGGAGAAGAAGTCATGCCAGGCATGGAATTCAAGAAAATCAAGAAAGAACAAAACTTCTATATCAATGGTGACAATAAACTTGTGATTTCCTTCAATAAATATGATGTAGCGCCGGGGTATATGGGTGTTCCTGAGTTCATCATCCCAACGGACGCCATACAGGATGTGCTTGTCAGCAATGAATATATAAGATAA